The Kordia sp. SMS9 genome window below encodes:
- a CDS encoding 2'-5' RNA ligase family protein, with product MAHKTSFRKQLTLFVNTFEAIPIENIRAEFNPKQYGLIPAHVTLCREDEIEPIATTIKRLQTVFIEKPLRIEFEKVQRFANGKGVFMPCSENYSEFIALRKAVLGQSELKKAQIPHITLMHPRNATCTDATFAAIQNRQLPRLLTFTKISLIAQKNGGKWHVLNEFEIVK from the coding sequence ATGGCTCACAAAACTTCATTCCGAAAACAACTCACACTATTCGTCAATACGTTTGAAGCGATACCAATAGAAAACATTCGTGCAGAATTCAACCCGAAACAATACGGATTAATTCCTGCACATGTAACGCTTTGCCGCGAAGACGAAATTGAACCAATTGCAACAACAATCAAGCGTTTGCAAACTGTTTTCATAGAAAAACCACTTCGAATAGAATTTGAAAAAGTACAACGATTTGCCAATGGAAAAGGTGTATTCATGCCCTGTTCAGAAAACTATTCTGAATTTATAGCATTGCGAAAAGCTGTTTTAGGGCAATCGGAACTAAAAAAAGCGCAAATTCCACACATTACGTTGATGCATCCGCGAAATGCTACCTGTACAGATGCCACATTTGCAGCAATACAAAATAGGCAATTGCCAAGATTACTCACATTTACCAAAATCAGTCTCATTGCACAAAAAAATGGCGGTAAGTGGCACGTTTTAAATGAGTTTGAAATCGTGAAGTAA
- the der gene encoding ribosome biogenesis GTPase Der gives MSNIVAIVGRPNVGKSTLFNRMIKRREAIVDSVSGVTRDRHYGKSDWNGKEFSLIDTGGYVVGSDDIFEQEIDKQVELAIDEADAILFVVDVETGVTGMDEEVANLLRRVNKPVLLVVNKVDAANRLHDATEFYSLGLGEYYPIASINGSGTGELLDALVEALPDVAEVEEENLPRFAVVGRPNAGKSSLINALIGEDRYIVTDIAGTTRDAIDTKYNRFGFEFNLVDTAGIRRKAKVKEDLEFYSVMRSIRAIEHSDVCLLVVDATRGFDSQVQNIFWLAEKNHKGIVILVNKWDLVEKNTSTVKEFEKHIRQQIEPFTDVPIVFISVLTKQRIFKAIETAVQVYKNRAKRIATSKLNDVMLPIIEHTPPPAYKGKYIKIKFCTQLPTQYPQFAFFANLPQYIRDPYRRFVENKLREQFDFTGVPVQIYFRKK, from the coding sequence ATGAGTAATATAGTAGCCATCGTAGGACGTCCAAATGTAGGGAAATCAACGTTGTTTAATCGTATGATTAAACGTAGAGAAGCGATTGTTGATTCCGTAAGTGGTGTCACCCGAGATCGCCATTACGGGAAATCAGATTGGAACGGAAAAGAATTTTCGCTCATTGACACGGGCGGATATGTAGTAGGAAGCGACGATATTTTTGAACAAGAAATTGACAAGCAAGTAGAATTGGCAATTGATGAAGCAGACGCGATTCTTTTTGTAGTAGATGTAGAAACGGGCGTCACAGGAATGGACGAAGAAGTAGCAAACTTGCTTCGCAGAGTCAACAAACCTGTATTACTTGTGGTAAATAAAGTAGATGCCGCAAATCGGTTGCACGATGCTACAGAATTCTATTCGTTAGGTTTGGGTGAATACTATCCAATTGCCAGCATCAACGGAAGTGGAACAGGCGAACTGTTAGACGCACTCGTAGAAGCTTTGCCAGATGTAGCAGAAGTAGAAGAAGAAAACTTGCCGCGTTTTGCCGTGGTCGGAAGACCAAATGCTGGAAAATCATCTTTAATCAATGCCTTAATTGGAGAAGATCGGTACATTGTTACTGACATCGCAGGAACTACGCGTGATGCTATTGATACCAAATACAATCGTTTTGGGTTTGAATTCAACTTGGTAGATACTGCCGGAATTCGCCGAAAAGCAAAAGTAAAAGAAGACTTAGAATTTTACTCTGTCATGCGTTCTATTCGCGCTATTGAACACAGTGATGTATGTTTACTTGTTGTAGATGCGACAAGAGGATTTGACTCACAAGTGCAAAATATTTTCTGGTTAGCGGAAAAAAACCACAAAGGAATTGTCATTTTGGTGAACAAGTGGGATTTGGTCGAAAAAAACACCTCAACCGTAAAAGAATTTGAAAAACACATTCGCCAACAAATTGAACCGTTTACAGACGTACCGATCGTATTTATTTCTGTATTGACAAAACAACGTATTTTCAAAGCGATTGAAACTGCGGTACAAGTTTATAAAAATCGCGCTAAAAGAATTGCTACAAGCAAGCTCAACGATGTCATGTTGCCGATTATAGAACATACACCGCCGCCAGCGTACAAAGGAAAATACATCAAAATTAAATTCTGTACACAATTGCCAACACAGTATCCTCAATTTGCATTTTTTGCTAATTTACCACAATACATTCGCGATCCATACCGACGTTTTGTAGAAAACAAACTCAGAGAACAATTTGACTTTACAGGCGTTCCAGTTCAGATCTACTTTAGAAAAAAATAA
- a CDS encoding GTP-binding protein, whose protein sequence is MSLGEEIVLRPRFQLELSEASETVLDRLEATKNSQKAFVVSRVDQHVFIRIPKAKQHFWSPQLHVEVDEIDAHSCLLHGLFGPSPTVWTFFMFLHFLVACLFIGFGVWAYTNATLGNSYAIQVALMFFMVMIWFVLYFGGRWGKATGKPEMLALYGFLKETLLLK, encoded by the coding sequence ATGAGTTTAGGAGAAGAAATTGTATTGCGGCCGCGGTTTCAACTAGAGCTTTCAGAAGCATCTGAAACTGTATTAGATCGTTTGGAAGCTACGAAAAATAGTCAAAAAGCGTTTGTCGTTTCTCGGGTTGATCAGCATGTGTTTATCCGCATTCCAAAAGCAAAGCAACATTTTTGGTCGCCACAATTGCATGTAGAAGTAGATGAGATTGATGCACATTCCTGTTTACTTCACGGATTGTTTGGACCGAGTCCGACCGTTTGGACGTTTTTTATGTTTCTGCACTTTTTGGTCGCGTGTTTGTTTATCGGATTTGGTGTGTGGGCGTACACAAATGCCACTTTAGGGAATTCGTATGCGATACAAGTCGCGCTGATGTTTTTCATGGTCATGATATGGTTTGTGTTGTATTTTGGTGGGCGCTGGGGAAAAGCTACGGGAAAACCAGAAATGTTGGCGTTGTATGGTTTTTTGAAGGAAACCCTTTTATTGAAATAG
- the era gene encoding GTPase Era — protein sequence MAHKAGFVNIIGNPNVGKSTLMNAFVGEKLSIITSKAQTTRHRILGIVNGEDFQVILSDTPGIIKPAYELQSSMMDFVKSAFEDADVLIYMVEIGEKSLKDEAFFKKIVNSEIPVLLLLNKIDKSSQEELEEQMEVWREKVPTAEIYPISALENFNVPQVFSRIIELLPMSPAFYPKDQLTDKPERFFVNETIREKILVNYKKEIPYAVEVETEEFFEEEDIIRIRSVIMVERETQKGIIIGHKGSAIKTVGIQARKDLEKFFGKQIHIELYVKVNKNWRSNAKQLKRFGYNNK from the coding sequence ATGGCACACAAAGCAGGATTTGTCAATATCATTGGAAACCCGAATGTTGGAAAATCAACCTTAATGAACGCATTTGTTGGTGAAAAACTATCCATCATCACCTCAAAAGCACAAACGACACGTCACCGAATCTTAGGAATTGTAAACGGGGAAGATTTCCAAGTGATTTTATCAGATACTCCAGGCATTATAAAACCTGCATACGAATTGCAATCGTCCATGATGGATTTTGTAAAATCTGCCTTTGAAGATGCTGATGTGCTAATTTATATGGTAGAAATTGGTGAAAAAAGCTTAAAAGATGAAGCGTTTTTTAAAAAAATTGTCAATAGTGAAATTCCTGTATTATTATTGTTGAATAAAATTGACAAGTCTTCGCAAGAAGAATTAGAAGAACAAATGGAAGTATGGCGCGAAAAAGTGCCAACCGCAGAAATTTATCCGATTTCCGCTTTAGAAAACTTCAATGTACCACAAGTATTCTCAAGAATTATTGAATTGCTTCCGATGTCGCCAGCGTTTTATCCAAAAGATCAATTGACTGACAAACCAGAGCGTTTCTTTGTCAACGAAACCATTCGCGAGAAAATCTTAGTCAACTACAAAAAAGAAATTCCATACGCGGTTGAAGTAGAAACCGAAGAATTCTTTGAAGAAGAAGACATCATTCGCATTCGTTCAGTCATCATGGTTGAACGCGAAACGCAAAAAGGAATCATCATCGGGCACAAAGGAAGCGCCATCAAAACCGTGGGAATTCAAGCGCGAAAGGACTTGGAAAAATTCTTCGGGAAGCAAATTCACATCGAACTCTACGTAAAAGTCAACAAAAACTGGCGAAGCAATGCAAAGCAGTTAAAGCGTTTTGGGTATAATAATAAGTAG
- a CDS encoding TetR/AcrR family transcriptional regulator codes for MENLQVHIVISQELYTKNPESSALGKKIVSRSIEMIDELGFEAFTFKKLGQSIGSNESSIYRYFESKHMLLVYLICWYWSWVEYKLVFATNNIPSGKDKLNAAVEILTRKVDVDNSFSYIDEIILNRIIIAESSKAYHTKDIDTENEKGYYKVYKRVVQRVSNMVTDINPTFEYPNMLISTVIEGAHQQRYFSKHLPSLTDVKQGKDSIVKFYTDLVFKVIN; via the coding sequence ATGGAAAATTTACAAGTACATATCGTTATCAGCCAAGAATTATACACAAAAAATCCTGAGTCTTCTGCGTTGGGAAAAAAGATTGTGTCGCGAAGTATTGAAATGATTGATGAACTCGGTTTTGAAGCGTTTACGTTTAAAAAGCTTGGACAATCAATTGGTTCTAACGAAAGTTCCATTTACCGTTATTTTGAAAGCAAACACATGCTTTTGGTCTATTTGATTTGCTGGTATTGGAGTTGGGTTGAGTACAAATTAGTGTTTGCTACCAACAATATTCCTTCTGGAAAAGACAAATTGAATGCTGCTGTAGAAATTTTAACACGTAAAGTTGATGTTGATAATTCATTTTCTTATATTGACGAAATAATTTTGAATAGGATTATCATTGCTGAGTCCTCAAAAGCGTATCATACCAAAGATATTGATACCGAGAACGAGAAAGGATATTACAAAGTGTACAAACGTGTGGTACAACGCGTAAGTAATATGGTGACAGACATCAATCCAACTTTTGAATATCCAAATATGCTCATTTCAACAGTAATTGAAGGTGCACATCAGCAACGGTATTTTTCCAAACATTTGCCATCGCTAACCGATGTAAAGCAAGGAAAAGATTCCATTGTAAAATTTTATACAGATTTAGTTTTTAAAGTTATTAATTGA
- a CDS encoding SulP family inorganic anion transporter, giving the protein MHSSNPFKNLKADFPASIVVFFVALPLCLGIALASGAPLFSGIIAGIVGGIVVGIISGSQIGVSGPAAGLAAIVFIAIGSLGFKDFLVAVVIAGVIQILFGVLKAGIIGYFFPSSVIKGMLTGIGIIIILKEIPYFFGYIPVKGEGTFAAIASTFPKISLGNTMIAVIGLGILLLWQNFLMKKAKIFQLIQGPLVAVVVGIIFYVILGDSEAFAIADKNLVNVPVPETMSSFFGQFQFPNWGAITNPEVLITGFTIALVASLETLLCVEATDKLDPLKRVTPTNRELIAQGVGNMFSGLIGGLPITQVIVRSSANIQSGGRTKMSAIIHGFFLIVSVILIPTILNKIPLSVLAAILLLVGYKLAKPSTFKSMWNAGWMQFVPFIVTIAGIVFIDLLWGIGLGLAVGIVVILYKSFQNSHFLHIEDKSNGKHKIKMTLAEEVTFFNKGAILKELDSLPRDTFLEIDVRKTHFLDNDIIEILEDFSEKARNRNIDIKLISQRGVVENPPSFIEFFQLEKSA; this is encoded by the coding sequence ATGCATAGTTCAAATCCATTTAAAAATTTAAAAGCGGATTTCCCCGCTAGTATTGTCGTTTTCTTCGTGGCACTTCCGCTCTGTTTAGGAATTGCATTAGCCAGTGGAGCTCCTTTATTTTCAGGTATTATTGCGGGTATTGTTGGTGGTATCGTTGTTGGTATCATTAGCGGTTCTCAAATTGGAGTCAGTGGTCCTGCGGCTGGTTTGGCTGCCATCGTTTTTATTGCTATTGGTTCACTCGGTTTTAAAGATTTTCTAGTTGCCGTTGTCATTGCAGGTGTCATTCAAATTCTATTTGGAGTACTTAAAGCCGGAATTATTGGATACTTTTTTCCTTCTTCTGTCATTAAAGGAATGCTAACGGGAATCGGTATTATTATCATTTTAAAAGAAATTCCATACTTTTTCGGGTACATTCCTGTAAAAGGAGAAGGCACATTTGCTGCCATCGCTTCTACATTTCCCAAAATTAGTTTAGGAAATACGATGATTGCAGTTATAGGATTGGGAATTCTTTTGTTATGGCAAAACTTCTTGATGAAGAAAGCTAAAATATTTCAATTGATACAAGGACCTTTAGTAGCGGTAGTTGTTGGGATTATATTTTATGTAATTCTTGGCGATTCTGAAGCTTTTGCAATTGCCGATAAAAACTTAGTAAATGTTCCTGTACCAGAAACAATGAGTTCCTTTTTTGGTCAGTTTCAATTTCCAAACTGGGGTGCAATTACCAATCCTGAAGTATTGATTACAGGGTTTACCATTGCATTGGTGGCAAGTTTAGAAACTTTATTATGTGTGGAAGCAACGGATAAGTTAGATCCGCTAAAGCGTGTGACTCCAACAAATAGAGAGTTGATAGCACAAGGTGTTGGAAACATGTTTTCTGGATTGATTGGTGGATTGCCAATTACACAAGTAATTGTGAGAAGTTCTGCCAACATTCAATCAGGTGGACGTACAAAAATGTCTGCGATTATTCACGGTTTCTTTTTAATTGTTTCTGTGATTTTAATTCCAACAATATTAAATAAAATTCCACTTTCTGTATTGGCAGCCATCTTATTATTAGTTGGATATAAGTTAGCAAAACCATCTACCTTTAAAAGCATGTGGAATGCTGGATGGATGCAGTTTGTGCCGTTTATCGTCACCATTGCTGGAATTGTGTTTATCGACTTGTTATGGGGAATTGGACTCGGACTTGCGGTAGGTATCGTCGTTATTTTATACAAGAGTTTTCAAAATTCTCACTTTTTACATATTGAAGATAAGAGTAATGGAAAACACAAAATTAAGATGACCTTGGCGGAAGAAGTAACCTTCTTTAACAAAGGTGCTATTTTAAAAGAACTAGACAGTTTGCCAAGAGATACGTTTTTAGAGATTGACGTTCGTAAAACACATTTCTTAGATAATGATATTATTGAAATTTTAGAAGATTTTTCAGAAAAAGCACGCAACAGAAATATTGATATTAAGTTGATTTCACAGCGTGGCGTTGTGGAAAATCCACCAAGTTTTATAGAATTCTTCCAACTTGAAAAAAGCGCCTAA
- a CDS encoding universal stress protein yields MNTSKYKLLVLTDLSKASNIALENAVNLSKIIGGSIDVFHVLKPSNVAEYENQHATIRSIDEARIRSKSKLKSIAKSIAKKYNVSIRTRCVLGNLKDETQTHITQTQPDIIVLGKRKPKFVDFFGDSFTKFIINSFEGSVLISGKDKALSSAEISSLGMLNTTADELPLEMANDLRKHLKNPIKRFYVYTDGVAAKSSEKTAENVVTFEFQNGSNTMNHIAKYVAKNNIELLCINPHNTNKNSRRLRSLTSNIKEAIHKINVPILIVNHKSTIQLQ; encoded by the coding sequence ATGAATACGTCAAAATATAAATTATTAGTATTGACCGATCTTTCTAAAGCTAGTAATATTGCTTTGGAAAACGCCGTAAATCTCTCTAAGATTATTGGTGGAAGTATTGATGTTTTTCATGTATTGAAACCATCTAATGTTGCTGAATATGAAAATCAACATGCAACCATACGTTCTATTGATGAAGCGCGAATTCGCTCAAAATCAAAGTTAAAAAGTATCGCAAAGTCAATTGCTAAGAAATACAATGTTTCTATCCGCACACGCTGTGTTTTAGGAAATTTGAAAGACGAAACTCAAACACATATTACACAAACGCAACCGGATATTATTGTATTAGGAAAGCGCAAACCTAAATTTGTCGATTTTTTTGGCGATAGTTTTACAAAGTTCATTATCAACTCGTTTGAAGGTTCGGTATTAATTTCTGGAAAAGATAAAGCGTTGAGTTCTGCTGAAATTTCATCGCTAGGAATGCTCAATACAACGGCGGACGAATTACCACTTGAAATGGCTAATGATTTGCGCAAACATCTTAAAAACCCAATCAAACGGTTTTATGTATACACAGATGGTGTCGCTGCAAAATCATCAGAAAAAACAGCCGAAAACGTCGTTACATTTGAGTTTCAAAACGGAAGCAATACCATGAATCATATTGCAAAATACGTGGCTAAAAATAATATTGAACTGCTTTGTATCAATCCGCATAATACCAACAAAAATAGCAGACGTTTGCGCAGTTTAACCTCTAACATTAAAGAAGCGATTCATAAAATCAATGTGCCAATTTTAATCGTAAACCACAAATCAACTATTCAATTACAATAA
- a CDS encoding carbonic anhydrase family protein: MKAQTKETQAVMTPDSSIQALKDGNKRFMDNTQVSRDLLDQVSDTSTGQYPFATVLSCIDSRVSSELIFDQGIGDIFSVRIAGNFVNQDILGSMEFACKLAGTKVIVVLGHTACGAVKGACDHARLGNLTALINKIEPAVDAVKEPTDESLRNSKNIEFVNNVAVKNVEMTIENIRKQSPVLADMERDEDIKIVGGMYDISNGKVTFF, from the coding sequence ATGAAAGCACAAACAAAAGAAACACAAGCTGTCATGACTCCAGATTCGTCAATCCAAGCTTTGAAAGATGGAAACAAACGTTTTATGGACAATACGCAGGTTTCTCGCGACTTACTCGATCAAGTTTCTGATACAAGTACAGGGCAATATCCATTTGCAACGGTTTTAAGTTGTATTGATTCGCGTGTTTCCTCTGAACTGATTTTTGATCAAGGAATTGGAGATATTTTTAGTGTCCGAATTGCAGGAAACTTTGTCAACCAAGATATTTTGGGAAGTATGGAATTTGCGTGTAAACTTGCAGGCACCAAAGTCATTGTAGTATTAGGTCATACTGCTTGTGGTGCGGTAAAAGGCGCTTGTGATCATGCCAGACTTGGAAACTTAACGGCTTTGATCAACAAAATTGAGCCTGCGGTAGATGCTGTCAAAGAACCAACAGATGAAAGTTTGCGAAATTCTAAGAACATAGAATTTGTCAATAATGTTGCGGTTAAAAATGTAGAAATGACCATTGAAAATATTCGCAAACAAAGCCCTGTATTAGCAGATATGGAACGTGATGAAGACATCAAAATTGTAGGCGGAATGTATGATATTAGCAATGGAAAAGTTACTTTTTTCTAG
- a CDS encoding Lacal_2735 family protein yields the protein MFGLFKKKSEKDKLYEKYNKLTQEAFNLSTSNRKLSDQKTAEAEEIMKQIEAL from the coding sequence ATGTTCGGATTATTCAAAAAGAAATCAGAAAAAGACAAACTCTACGAAAAGTACAACAAACTTACACAAGAAGCTTTTAACTTATCGACTAGCAATAGAAAATTGAGCGATCAGAAAACTGCGGAAGCAGAAGAAATCATGAAGCAAATAGAAGCTTTATAG
- a CDS encoding Crp/Fnr family transcriptional regulator has protein sequence MIQELKDNYGQLFEEELLNEIAQVGTFKEVPAGFTMLAIGDYIRGVPLLISGAMKVMREDKEGDELLLYYLESGETCSMTMNCCMGHTKSEIKAVAEQDTKLIMVPVQKMEEWTAKYKSWRDFVFQSYHTRLNEVLHILDSVAFEKMDQRLLNYLKEKVRINKTNTIHNTHQEIAYDLHSSRVVISRLLKKLEQMGRIELHRNHIKIINLD, from the coding sequence ATGATTCAAGAACTTAAAGACAATTACGGACAGCTGTTTGAAGAAGAACTTCTGAATGAAATTGCACAAGTTGGCACGTTTAAAGAAGTTCCTGCAGGTTTTACGATGTTAGCGATTGGCGATTATATTCGCGGTGTTCCTTTGTTAATTTCGGGAGCTATGAAAGTCATGCGAGAAGACAAAGAAGGCGACGAACTTCTACTCTACTATTTAGAAAGTGGCGAAACCTGTTCTATGACGATGAATTGCTGTATGGGACACACGAAAAGCGAAATTAAAGCTGTAGCAGAACAAGACACAAAATTGATCATGGTTCCTGTGCAAAAAATGGAAGAATGGACTGCCAAATACAAATCGTGGCGCGATTTTGTGTTTCAAAGCTATCACACGCGACTCAACGAAGTATTGCACATTTTGGACAGCGTTGCATTTGAAAAAATGGACCAACGCTTACTCAATTATCTTAAAGAAAAAGTCCGCATCAACAAAACCAATACCATTCACAACACACATCAAGAAATTGCCTACGATTTGCACAGTTCCAGAGTTGTAATATCACGACTTTTAAAGAAATTAGAACAAATGGGACGCATTGAATTGCATAGAAATCATATTAAAATCATAAATTTAGACTAA
- a CDS encoding sulfite exporter TauE/SafE family protein codes for MEILGYVSALIIGISLGLIGGGGSILAVPVLAYLFAVNEKVATAYSLFIVGTSALVGGLKQHMKGFVDWRTAIVFGIPSIIGVTIVRYYVIPALPDILCTIGNFEFTRRMGMFGLFAALMFPAAISMLKERKEKENAGTISYNYPLIILEGLVVGSITGMIGAGGGFLIIPALVLLANVEMKVAVGTSLVIIAFKSLLGFFLGDALTMEIDWQFLAIFTTISLIGIFIGSYLGNFVDGKKLKKGFGYFIFVMAIFIFYMEFFVKQ; via the coding sequence ATGGAAATACTTGGCTATGTTAGTGCCTTGATTATTGGAATTTCTCTAGGTCTTATTGGCGGTGGCGGCTCTATATTAGCAGTTCCCGTGCTTGCGTATCTATTTGCTGTGAACGAAAAAGTAGCCACTGCATATTCACTATTTATTGTAGGAACCAGCGCACTTGTTGGTGGACTGAAACAGCATATGAAAGGCTTTGTTGACTGGCGAACCGCAATCGTTTTTGGTATTCCTTCCATTATTGGAGTCACAATCGTACGCTATTATGTAATTCCTGCATTGCCAGATATTTTATGTACCATTGGAAATTTTGAATTTACGCGCAGAATGGGCATGTTCGGTTTGTTTGCCGCACTCATGTTTCCCGCAGCTATTTCCATGCTGAAAGAACGCAAAGAAAAAGAAAATGCAGGCACCATTTCATACAATTATCCATTAATCATCCTAGAAGGTTTAGTTGTAGGCTCCATTACAGGAATGATTGGTGCTGGCGGTGGTTTTTTAATCATCCCTGCGTTGGTTTTATTGGCAAATGTTGAAATGAAAGTCGCTGTTGGAACTTCTTTAGTAATTATTGCGTTTAAATCCTTACTAGGCTTCTTTTTGGGAGATGCATTAACGATGGAAATTGATTGGCAATTCTTAGCTATTTTCACAACCATTTCACTCATCGGAATCTTTATTGGGAGTTATCTAGGGAATTTCGTCGATGGAAAAAAACTCAAAAAAGGATTTGGCTATTTCATTTTTGTCATGGCTATTTTCATCTTCTACATGGAGTTTTTCGTGAAGCAATAA
- a CDS encoding rhodanese-like domain-containing protein: MNIEQIYTGCLAQGAYYIESNGEVAIIDPLREVQPYIDKAAQQNATVKYIFETHFHADFVSGHVTLAEKTGAPIIYGPNANPTFKALIAEDQQEFTLGNITIIALHTPGHTMESTSYLLRDENGKDHALFSGDTLFLGDVGRPDLAQKTGAITVEDLASHLYDSLREKIMPLADEVIVYPAHGAGSACGKNMMKETMDTLGNQKKVNYALRADMTKAEFIKEVTDGLLPPPSYFPENVKLNKEGYDDISEVLKRGTTALSPTEFEVIANETNAIVLDVRPQHEFVKGHIPRSIFIGLDGSFAPWVGALIADTKQPILLVTPENREEEAVTRLSRVGFDHTLGYLQGGFNAWKKAAKEYDTISSISTETFQEAFQNELAVFDVRRESEFASEHVIEAKNTPLHYINSHLAEFPQEETFFVHCAGGYRSVIAASILKSRGIHNLVNIEGGFKAIKETDIPVSEYVCPSSL; encoded by the coding sequence ATGAACATAGAACAAATATACACAGGGTGCTTGGCACAAGGCGCATATTACATAGAAAGTAATGGCGAAGTGGCAATTATTGATCCATTACGTGAAGTACAACCCTATATTGACAAAGCAGCACAACAAAACGCGACTGTAAAATACATTTTTGAAACACATTTTCATGCCGATTTTGTTAGCGGACATGTAACACTTGCCGAAAAAACAGGTGCGCCAATTATCTACGGTCCTAATGCAAATCCTACGTTTAAAGCACTTATTGCCGAAGATCAGCAGGAATTTACACTTGGAAACATCACTATTATTGCATTACACACACCAGGACATACCATGGAAAGTACGTCCTATCTTTTGCGTGATGAAAACGGAAAAGATCATGCATTGTTTAGTGGCGACACATTATTTTTAGGCGATGTTGGAAGACCCGATTTAGCACAAAAAACAGGTGCGATTACGGTAGAAGATTTAGCAAGTCATTTATACGATAGCTTGCGCGAAAAAATCATGCCGTTAGCTGACGAAGTAATAGTGTATCCTGCGCATGGAGCTGGTTCTGCCTGCGGAAAAAACATGATGAAAGAAACCATGGATACGCTAGGCAATCAGAAGAAAGTGAATTATGCCTTACGTGCAGATATGACCAAAGCAGAATTTATTAAAGAAGTGACAGATGGTTTGTTGCCGCCACCAAGTTATTTCCCCGAAAATGTAAAACTTAACAAAGAAGGCTACGACGACATTTCAGAAGTACTAAAACGTGGAACCACGGCATTATCACCCACAGAATTTGAAGTGATTGCCAATGAAACCAACGCGATTGTTTTAGACGTGCGTCCTCAACATGAATTTGTCAAAGGACACATTCCGCGATCTATCTTTATTGGCTTGGACGGAAGTTTTGCACCTTGGGTTGGCGCGTTGATTGCGGATACAAAACAACCAATTCTTTTGGTAACTCCCGAAAATCGTGAAGAAGAAGCCGTGACACGTTTGTCGAGAGTTGGTTTTGATCATACATTAGGATATTTGCAAGGCGGATTTAACGCTTGGAAAAAAGCCGCTAAAGAATATGATACAATCAGCTCAATTTCAACGGAAACCTTTCAAGAAGCTTTTCAAAATGAACTCGCTGTTTTTGATGTTCGTCGCGAAAGTGAGTTTGCTTCAGAACACGTAATCGAAGCCAAAAACACACCATTACATTATATCAATTCGCACTTAGCGGAATTTCCACAAGAAGAAACTTTCTTTGTCCATTGCGCTGGCGGATACCGAAGTGTCATTGCAGCTTCTATCTTAAAAAGTAGAGGCATTCACAACCTGGTTAATATAGAAGGTGGATTTAAAGCGATTAAAGAAACAGACATTCCTGTGTCGGAATATGTATGTCCGTCAAGTTTATAA
- a CDS encoding rhodanese-like domain-containing protein: MSFINSLFGDKTSSADAIKILDATTFKDAIAAGDVQLVDVRTKLEFNAGHIENAVNIDFFDRANFNENFAGFNREKPVYLYCRSGLRSQRAAKKLLKIGFKKIYDLKGGYKAWK; this comes from the coding sequence ATGTCTTTTATTAACTCCTTATTTGGCGACAAAACATCTTCGGCAGATGCTATAAAAATTTTGGATGCAACAACATTCAAAGACGCTATTGCTGCTGGAGATGTTCAATTAGTTGACGTACGCACCAAGCTAGAATTCAACGCTGGACATATTGAAAATGCTGTGAATATTGACTTTTTCGATCGTGCTAACTTTAATGAAAATTTTGCTGGTTTTAATCGTGAAAAACCTGTGTATCTCTATTGTCGATCTGGGCTTAGAAGTCAACGCGCTGCCAAAAAACTTCTGAAAATAGGTTTCAAAAAAATATACGATTTGAAAGGTGGCTACAAAGCTTGGAAGTAA